The genomic segment taataatataataataagtctatttaatatgcaggtgtcccatattccagtttacagctccatctggttatccaactggtattttagttattttctttacttttacaaatcaaaagtgtttttgtatttcatgtgtggcctcagacaatttttctttttccaatgtggcccagggaagccaaaaggttggacacccctggtttatataaataagctgctgtgtagccatggggacagccattcaagctggagaaaagaagaaaaggcacagaaggCATGGCAGCTCATGATGCAAAGTaaaccacatcatctataaaacatggcggagacagtgtgatggcttgggtgtgcatggctgccagtggcactgagaCACTATtgtttattgatgatgtgacacaggacagaagcagccgaattaattctgagatgttcagagacactgtctgctcaaatacagctaaatgcagtcacattgattgggaggcgtttcataatgacccaaaacatacagccaaagcaaccctggagtttattaaagcaaagaagtggaatattcttgaatggccaagtcagtcacctgatctgaacctaattgagctgcatttcacttgttgaagactaaacttcggacaaaAAGGCCCACATACAAACAgtaactgaaagccactgcagtaaagacctggcagagcaataaaaaggaggaaacccagaatctggtgatgtccatgagttcaagacttcaggctgtcactgccagcaaagggttttcaaccaagtattagaaattaacattttattttcagttttttaatttgtccaattacttttgagcccctaaaatgaagtgattgtgttaaaaaaaagtttagttcctcacatctgagttgttttatttaaaattagcaaaaaagttgtctctgtccaaatatttatcgACCTTACTGTATGTACTGACTACACAGCCCTAAAGACACTAGATATCATACCACTATCTTCACTAAATCTCTCTCTTTGTCGATCTATATGACCTAGTCTGACCACCTATTTAATTTTaagggaattgttcagtgtaaaaataaacattgggtaaatagataggctgtgcgtCAACTCATTCCAGCCTAGATtacaatttttggctaactatctatattagaagcattttttattttgcacagcctatttaccaaatttttatttttacagtgaactgctcctttaagactATATGTGCCCCTGCCTGTATACTGCAGCCTAATGCAGCCCAGAGCTTCAGTCACCCCTGATGTAACTCATTGTAACCACTGAGCAATTATGAATTCATTATCAAGTGAAGTCAGAATAATGGCTGGGcctagggcacaaataagcactcaccccaaatctcattctaactggccttcaggctggtcccttagctcataacaaggttacacatatgtagaaacattggggtaacagtcaccctgcaatagttccaggggtgcccagggcacaaataagcaatcaccccaaatctcaccctaactggccttcgggctgggtccccttagctcataacaaggttccaGATATAGAGATGTAGCACTGAACAAAAACCTGTGTTACCTGGTGcaatcataatttcatttttcttagATCGGATTCGGAGGAAAGTTAAATCGTTCTGAGCGTCGATATCCCGAACTGAGCAGCGTGCTTTCAATACAAGCTGGTGCATGAGGCCGGCATACTGCACTGTGGTCTGATTATCCATTGTGCTCTTAATTGGAATTCCTGTGGGATTGgagaaatacatttaatttggaAACACGGTTATCTGAGTATACATTAGGAAACAGAACTCAGGAAAGGAGACAAAAATACATTCTATGACATGTGAGTAAACACAGTGATTGGATGGTCCGTAGGTACCCTAATTTGGACAATTGGCCCCTCTACACCCTCATGTGGAAAAACCAATCCATGGTattgtccagtgtcggactggcccggcgggacaccgggccAGATcccttctccagatatttagAATTGCAGCTGCACCGCCTGCGCATGCGTGCCGAACGGCTCACTCACTGAGCCGACGCGtcttagtaggggggcggggggccggagggggggctagacatattgtcagtttcccagctgcccccagtcatgtgacttgtgcctggcctaagatggctgcctacaccccagtattacaactaaaagaaattGCTGATTCAAGTTGCTGATTtccagctcccagcatcctcattAATGTACCAGACTGGCAGTTCAGCATCAGAGAAGGACCAGGCTGGAGACCTCAAGCCTCCAGAGTctataagtatttatttaaagcctTAAAACAGGCCAGCCTTAACCCTATAATAGGCTTTAGAGTGCATTGGACCAGAACCACAGGGCACAATACTTGCATATAACACATCCACTCACCTTCAGAGTTCACAATTATGATCCCCTGCACACCCTTCTGGCCCTGGATTCGTTTCAGAGTCTCTTCCACATCTGCCTGTGTAGGGAACAATATTCacttcattaaagtggacctgtcacctacacataaaaaactgcataatgaaagtcctttccaaattaaatatggaaccccaaaaaaatttttcattaacacatccatacctgttataaaggtgtttaaatatctaaactgtcaatcaaatattacctgccccgcctctatgcccgtggcatagaggaggggcagacaattactttcactttccattcagcacttcctagatgtcactgctctcctcacattccccccttcctttctcaggctctataattgtgtagggcactgcacatggacattaggtccctcattctggttcatacacaagattttgtggtgatacacaatttcccttaataaacgtgtccacaaaatggcagctgcctgcttgctgtgattgtataattccaaaacagaaggaaacaaaatttaaataataaatacagtgtaagtaaagtttattttgctcaactaacatgatagaaaagaatttgaaattatttcttagggtgacaggtcccctttaaacagggCAAAACGTAATTTCGCTGCAGTGATGGATAGAGAATTCATGGGAGAGTACTGGGCATACCAGCCTGGAGGGAAAGTGGCAAAGAGAGCAGGGAAATAACTCAGAGGCATGCACACCAGGGATGGGAATATGAGAGGTATGATAAGCACCAGTGTTGTGTGGTTCTGaagattgggcaggtttaaatcAGCAGTTTATGAACTAAACTTTATCCTTAGCCCCACCCTGCCCAAGACAGCTTTCTCCAATTACCCCATCCCTCTGGCCGCTGTtgcttattattagggatgcaccgaatccactattttggccgAACCGGGAAACTTTCATGAAACATTCATCCAAATCCTAAACggaatccgaaccttaatttgcatatgcccatTAGAGCAAGGAACGCTTTCtggtttgtgtgatgaaaagtaatATCATTttgctgaatcctgctaaaaaaggctgaatcctggatttggtgcacgcCTACTTATGTATATACAGCAGTGACATCACAGAGGGGCGGGCATGGGTACATAAGGTTTAGAGATGTGGGGGCCGGCCTGAAGTCTGCAGGTTGGGCGGGTCCGGGCGACTTCTGCACCATGTCCTTGGGCAAGTTCGGGCTGAACCCTAGCCTCTGTTTCTTCTGGCCATGGCCTTTATTTGCCCCACTTGTGCCGCTGTGACTTTTTATATACCTGTGCAGGCCCCTCCCCTTCTGTGATGTCACAGGGCAggtatataaagaggggagcTGGTTAGGTTCAGGCGTGGGTGTTGCTCTATcgggttagggtctggtgcaGGCTGAATTTTAGTAGCCCCACATATTAATAATAAGGATGGCACGCGGGGGCGGGTTTTGGGTTGGACACAGGCTCATACTAATTTGTCACTAATAATAGGCATGTTTGCACATACAGTAAGCAGTTATAAAGGAAACAATGTTGTAAAACCaagaaaataaaactcaaatgtttattAGGAGCTGATTTGTTCCCTGATTTAAGGCAAGGTCCTGGGGCAGCTATGCCTCTTGTATGGGTGAGAGGGAAGTCTCATGTATTGCCCTTTACTCCtctaactcccagcaaccccagCCAAACAGGATAATTAACCCCTGcagtcagggctggaactaggggtaggcagaagaggcacgtgactagggcgcaaagcttggggcgCCAGACACTACCTCATAAGCAGCCCACCCCTAGCCGGCCACTGAAAAAAGTTAAGTGGGTGCCGCTCTCTAACGAAAGGCACGTCCGCGCCCTCATTTGCGCATGACCGTCGGGGGGGCGGGGCAAAACGTGGCCGGCCGCGTTGCGTGGGACGCCCGTCGCACCCTTTCCTCCTGCAGCGCAATAGCAGCACCaaacaacagccaatcacaagGCGGGCCTGTGACGTCATCCGCGCGCCCAGCACCCACCTAGCAACACCACGTCGGGGCCTGTGAGTGGAACGCAGAGATCCCTTCTCTTCATTACCGTCACAGCCCAGGCCGCGGCTCCCTTTCCTGTCACGCCAGGCACATCCCGGTGCCACTGTCAATCTCCCTATAACACAAAACCTTACTCACCATAGCTCAGCCTGCAACGTCCGCCTTATTCTAGCTATTAGGCCTTAGTGAGCATGCGCGGAAACCTTTCAGCGTCCCCAGTCTGGAGTTTTAGATCAGCCAATCAAAAATCAGTAGGGAGGCGGAGGAATACAAAGACGTCGCtaatagagacctacagtgtCCTGTTTGATTCAATCTCCTGCTCTTTCAATCTACCAGGCTATAGGGCCATAAATCCCAGATACTTCTGAAGTCACTAGTTCAGACTCAGGCAGTATGACAGCCTCCACCAAACACACAGGCAATGGGAATGGCACTTATGTTTCCTACTGTCCTCACTGTCAGCAGCGCAAGAGAATTATTATGGGCTTAGCACCAGTTGCGCACCACTATTTTACGAGCGACTTCTCCGGGGCTGTCTTTCACTCTACATGGGGAGGCAACAGCTGGGCCAGATTTTGCACTTACTGTACACACACCCGGTACGCAACAAGTGCCTGCCGGTGCCTTAGGCGCCATTTTTCTAAGGCGCACGTCTCCACCATACGTCACTGCTAGGGGAGGGGCCATTCTTCACACTCTCCATTGTGCACCCAGGCAGCTACTTCCCATTGATTCTGGAGGAGGTTCCATTACTAGCAGACTCACCACGCTGGGCAGAGCTCTTCCCCAGCTTCTCTGCAGCgcagcccccccccttttttcttagAACACAACAGGGCAGTACTCTTGACACAGAGGGGTTTTTAGCTATTGCCACAGGGCAGCAGGCTTTGTAATTACTGCCTTATCAGGCTTCTACTCTCCTCCAAGGCAGTACCCTGGGGAGgcatttttagtttatttatatatatatataacctacattatatatattgttaacttaATTCCTCTCTAACAGATACAGCTTGTGTACACCATGTCTGCAGGTACAGGTGATAACCTTTTTTCCAGGCCAGCAACTACTGCATCGGTTAATTATTTAgcttgtgccaaatgccgcaaacgCCTGCCATCTGGTCACAAGGACCCTCTGTGTTCCACGTGCAAGCCACCTGAGGCCGTTTCGGAAACTTCAGAACTCCGTCCTCAGGTAAGCCAAGCCTCCTATGAGTACCCATCAAGCCAGCCCCGGGACTCCATCCCCCTGGACCCCCCAGAATTGACATCTTCAGCTTGCCGTTGGCATTCCTAAATTGGCTCTCTCCCTTGATAAACTACTAGCGTGGCTAGATAATCCTTGGCCTAAGCCTCCAAAATGTAGAGCCCCCTATCCTTCCGAGGATGAGTGTGAGGCGGCGTCCATCACTACTTCTCCCCTGCAGCCTGACTCAGAGGACGATCTGGCCCTGTCTGATGGTGAACTGTCTCACAGTTCCGACCAAGAGTAAGAGGACTCCCCCAAACTCTCCTCCGAGGCCATTGATTCCCTCATCTCCTCAGTATTAGAGACCCTTCACTTACAGGAGCCTGAACCTAGTTCCAGTACTTTCACCTCCTTGTTTAAGCACCGCAGCAGGTCCTCACCTTCCTTTCCCTCTCACGCTCAACTCAAGCAAATTATCCGACAGGAATGGGACAAGCCAGAGAGACGTTTCCAGGCTAACCGCTGTTTTCTCCAACTATATCCTTTTCCACAGGATCTAACAGAAAAGTTGACCTCCCCACCTTCAGTGGATGCGCCTGTCTCTTGACTATCCAAGGACACTGCCTTACCAGTTCCTGATGCAGCCTCCTTCAAGGACTCCATGGACAGGAAGCTTGAGGGCATTCTATGTTCCCTCTTCTCTGCTTCAGGTACCTCCCTCCGGGCGGTTATAGCCAATCTTGGCACCTTATGCCGAGCGATTGCCACAGGGGTCCCCCTGAAGAACTCGCTCATTTGGCCTCGCAAATCAAGAAGGATAATGACTACCTATGTGAAGCCTCCCTCAATGCGCTACAGGTGATTAGCAGAACTTCAGCCGCCTTCACTTGTCGGTAGTGGCTCGCAGATCTCTCTGGATGAAGCTGTGGACCACGGACTTGTCTTCAAAAAAGACTCTCACCTCAATTCTATTCAAGGGAAAACTTCAAGATCATCAGCCAGGCCACCGGGGGTAAGAGTACTCTGCTGCCACAACCAAAATCTCGCCCCTCCTTTCGTCTGAACCGTTTTTTTCCCCGCGGCTCCCAGCACAAGCCACTTCCAATTCACGGCCCTTCCCTTCAGCCTGACTTTGACCCCTCGTGTCTTTACCAAGATCATGTCGGTGGCCACTGCTCTAATCCGCACCAGGGGGATCTCCAtaactccttatctggacgatctcctgaTCGAGGCACCTTCCTTCGCAGTGGCCCAGCAGGCGTTGCACTTCACTATGGTTCGGTTACAGGAGTTGGGTTGGTTCATCAACCTGGACAAGTCCTCGTTAACCCTCGAGCCAATACATGGTCTTCCTCGGGATGCAGTtcaacacccagacacaaactgtCCCAGCGACAAGGTCCAGTATCAATGGACCCTCGTGCGGTCTGTCTTCTCGAAGTCACCGCGAGATTCTACATGAAGGTGTTGGGAGTCATGGTTTTGATGATAGAAGCAGTTCCCTTTCGCTCAGCATCACCTCAGGTAGCTTCAGTGTAATATTCTTGTGGCCTAGAGGCGCAAATCCCTTCTCCTGGAATTTCGTCTATCCCGCAGGACTCGAGTCTCTCTTCTCTGGTGGATGCAAACCAGTCACCTGACCAGGGGCAGACCCCTAGGGGATCCACAATGGTGACTGCtcaccacagatgcaagcctCTCTGTTTGGGGAGCAGTGCTGGAGGGTTGGTCAGCGCTGAGTCGCTGGTCTCTATCGGAATGACGTCTTCACATCAACCTTCTCAAGATACGGGCAAACCGACTCGCCTGTCAGCCATCTTCATTCCAGGTCTtttaaactgggaagcagattatctCCACAGACAAAGCCTAGATCCAGGTGACTGGTCTCTAAAGGACGACATCTTCCACAAGATCACTCAAAGATGGGGGACGCCAGAGGTCGATCATGTCACAATCGAAAAGTTCCTCTCTTCTTCTGCAAGGTCCAGGGATCCTCTGGCACTGGCAGCAGACGCCCTCACCTATCCCTGAGACTTCCATCTTGCATATGCCTTCCCTCCTCTTCTTCtcattccaagaaagatcaaGAAGCTTCAGAGAGAACACACTactctcatcctcatagctccaAGATGGCCCCGTCAATCCTGGGTCTCGGATCTAGTACATCTCTCAGTAGAGGGACCTTGGACTCTGCCTCTCATCCCGGACCTTCTTTCTCAGGGTCCAATCCTTCACCCTTGTCCTGCCAATCTCCATTTGATGGCATGGCTACTGAAACGGATATCCTGAAACGGAAGGGGTTCTCTGACACAGTCATTCTACCATGCATGCAGCCTGTAAACCGGTCTCTGCCAAGACGTACCATACGGTCAGGTCCACTTACCATTGGTGGTGCCAACATAACGGTTTCAATTCACTGAAGTTTTCCACTCCACACTTTCTGGCCTTTATACAGGAGGGACTGTCCTTGGACATGTCCCTCGGGTCGCGGAAATCTCAGTTTTCGGCACTTTCCATCCTGTTGCAAAGATGTCTCGCCTTGCTCCCCgatgttaagatttttcttcAGGGAGTGGCCCCCATAAAGGCCCCGGTACGTTCACTGGTGCCCAATTGGGCTTAACCCTAGTCCTACATGGCCTGCAACGTGCTCCCTTTGAGCCCATGGATTCCATTCCGCTTCAGTGGCTCACACGGAAAACCGTTTTTCTGCAGGCTATTGCCTCAGCACGGAGAGTATCTGAGATCTCTGCCCTCTCTTGTAGGTCTCCTCTGTTGACCTTCCACAACGACAGGGCAGTACTTCGtacttctccctcttttcttcccaagggggtttccactttccacctcaaccaggaaattAAAATTCCTACCTTCTGCCCATACCTCCAATGCGATGGAAGCAGCACTGCACACCCTCGACCCGTTAGGAccctcaagttttacctgcaccggGTCGAGGACATCAGTCAATTGGACTGCTTGTTTATCCTTCCCTCAGGCCCTCTCAGGGGCACACCAGCTACTAAGACTACCATATGCCGCTGGATAAAACAGGCCATCCAGAGATCCTATTCATCACAGGGTCAGGTTTCCCCAGACTCAATCagggcacattccaccagaggAATGAGTGCCTCCTGGGCTTTTCGAAACCAAGCCTCAGCGGAACAATTGTGCAAGGCTGCAACGTGGACTTCaatccatacttttgccaaattttaccagTTAGGCACCTTTGCGGCATGTGACACCCACTACGGCAGGATGgtacttcaggctgcagtggctggttCCACGTAGGCCTCTACTTCCCGCCCTTGATTCAGGGGaaagctttggtacgtccccactgtccctgtgtcccccaagcagaacTGGACAAAAGGATATTTTTCTATCCAGGTAGGGAaaccctgtgtcccccaagtgactgaagagaaagagatttaatgatgagtacacaaaatctccttttgtCATTGAACCTACAACACACTGATCAAAGACAAAGATTTACAGGAGctgctgggggttgtagtttaaagggaacatataccATTATTTTTCATagtgcattaaaggggtgtttcacctttaggttaacttttagtatgttatagaatggccaattctaagcaacttttcaattggtcttcattatttgtttttgttttttttatagtttatgaattatatgcctttttctcttgactttttccagctttcacccCCATCGCTGCCCGAaataagatttatcaaaggtcgaggtgaagtttcgaagtgaaaaacttaaaatttcgagctattttttgtgtacttcgactagggaatagtcatacttcgattcgaagttgaaaaaacttcgaaattcgaaggtcaaattaaactttgactttgaccattcgccacctaaaaagcgggcaaagtgctattttagcctatgggggacctcctagaacctgtatggaggatAATGCTTTTGTCCATCTAGCTAGCACTAATTAACACTAGTACTGGGGGCAGGATTTAGGCTGCTACAGTTGAGTTCCGATTGTCACTCAaagttatgaccacttcctgagGGAGAACGTAAGGACACGACCAGCTCTCATTACAGCCAagacacagagaaaaaaggatGTCTCTGCAGCTCTAGTATAGTTACATTTGTagctggtaaaacattttttaaagtgttttttttacagacgCACTATACATTTTACAGTAAGGAGAATATACTGCCAAGAGATGAGCATGatgcaaaatgtctcctttaacaacagCTAAAATGACACGTAAAACCACcgtatttgttaaaataaaagtcacatttgcctgggacccccccccccccaccaaagatAGCCCTGACTGTGACCCAGTTTAGAAATCCAAGTGGCAAGTCTGCTTCGTTCTCCATATTCAGGAGCCAAACAGAATGTCCAGAAGGATTTCTATTCCAGCATTGCATTAGGAAGTGCCAGTGATTTCCAATGAGGAAGAGGCTGTCTGGGTCTGAATTCCAACTCGGGAGAGACCATTGTCAGAGATCGGTTTTGCTTCCATATAGATTATAGAAAGAGAGGGAAAGACTCCTCTGTCTCCTTCCACCTTGTGTAGGATGCTTAGGAAAGCTGCCAGACTTCACTGCCTTTTAAAATAGGCTAGCCATGCCCCCAACATTAATCCTTTCAGTGCTGgaaaggtttttgttttgttttgtttttttagaactcTACAGAATTTTGTGTATGTTTATTAACATGCACTATTCAATTTGCCTTTGTGGTTTTTATTGGCTTACAGGATGTGTTTATGGATCTGTTCGTGagcgcaaacagattttaaaTGGAACTTGTCACCTTCATCATAACAATCAGGTTTTGCACTATGACAAGAAACCACAAAGACCCAGGACTGTGGTGTtaatacaaatggcctgtagatgtcactgtgcatactttgacagcttaaaagtgaaagtgactgttgtgtaatgactgcatgagtctctgctaataaagcactgttatactctactcatcctcggctacccaaaattTAACAGATTGACGACGAGAtggatcttctacctctgcagcagcctgcaccttttcttccaaaccctggtgagcctaccataccttttactgcttggatccgtatgtttgaaaattacattattgctgctgaccaaggggagatttctgctgctagaaagcgtgctttacttattcactgcctgggagcatagggacagcatatattctatacattaccattacctgatgatacttgaactgaaactgctcttactgaaCTGCacgaactttttcgtgccaagagtaaatgtggttgctgaaagacataaattccgccaatgtggacaacgtaatggcgaatccacagaacaatttgtagcagctttgagagagctggttgttacctgtgagtttgggaatctaacagatgaaatgctaagagaccaaatagtggaaaaaacaaactcacctcgcattagagagagagactgctcctagagcagtatttaacccttgcaaaggctattacagttgc from the Xenopus laevis strain J_2021 chromosome 9_10L, Xenopus_laevis_v10.1, whole genome shotgun sequence genome contains:
- the dynlrb1.L gene encoding dynein light chain roadblock-type 1 L homeolog, which codes for MADVEETLKRIQGQKGVQGIIIVNSEGIPIKSTMDNQTTVQYAGLMHQLVLKARCSVRDIDAQNDLTFLRIRSKKNEIMIAPEKDYFLVVIQQPTE
- the dynlrb1.L gene encoding dynein light chain roadblock-type 1 L homeolog isoform X1, producing the protein MQIKADVEETLKRIQGQKGVQGIIIVNSEGIPIKSTMDNQTTVQYAGLMHQLVLKARCSVRDIDAQNDLTFLRIRSKKNEIMIAPEKDYFLVVIQQPTE